A stretch of the uncultured Desulfobacter sp. genome encodes the following:
- a CDS encoding putative sulfate/molybdate transporter, which translates to METRQPKYRFNRNEFAGAMGDLGTILPIALGMILVNGLDPVGLFFSTGLFYIVCGVYYGITVPVQPMKVIGTYAIATAMSAAQIQASAFLMFICLVAIGVTGSMDKFSKYIPRSVIRGIQLSTGLLLMIKGMKMILGKALLKGAELVAEPYLRIQSAGVIPITVVIGICGIVVTLIFLNNKKLPAALIVISLGLLFGLILGTKQGLDTLKPGLYFPHLFPHGFPVSADFTFALFAVVLPQIPMTLGNAVIAQADLSKDYFGDNAEKMTYTALCFSMAVGNLLSFIFGGMPMCHGAGGLAAHYRFGAKTAGSNLIIGTIMAGLALVLGAGFLYVLFLIPMSILGVLLVFAGGQLALTISDMHTRNELFVMVIIVSLTLSANLALGSIVGIILAYGIKRIQI; encoded by the coding sequence ATGGAAACTAGGCAACCTAAATACCGATTTAACCGAAATGAATTTGCAGGCGCCATGGGAGATCTTGGCACCATCCTGCCCATAGCACTGGGGATGATCCTAGTCAACGGCCTGGACCCTGTGGGACTGTTTTTTTCCACGGGCCTGTTCTACATTGTCTGCGGTGTATATTACGGCATCACCGTGCCGGTACAACCCATGAAGGTGATCGGCACCTATGCCATTGCCACGGCCATGTCAGCCGCCCAAATCCAGGCGTCAGCTTTTCTCATGTTTATCTGCCTTGTGGCGATCGGTGTTACAGGTTCCATGGATAAATTCAGTAAATACATTCCACGATCCGTAATTCGGGGAATTCAGTTGTCCACAGGACTTTTGCTCATGATCAAAGGAATGAAAATGATCCTGGGCAAAGCCCTGCTTAAAGGCGCTGAGCTGGTCGCCGAACCCTACCTTCGAATCCAGTCTGCAGGCGTAATTCCCATTACCGTTGTCATCGGCATTTGCGGCATCGTTGTTACCCTTATCTTTTTAAACAATAAAAAACTGCCGGCCGCCCTGATTGTGATTTCCCTGGGCCTGCTCTTCGGTTTGATTCTGGGTACAAAACAAGGCCTTGACACCCTTAAACCGGGCTTGTATTTTCCCCACCTGTTCCCCCATGGTTTTCCGGTTTCGGCAGACTTCACCTTTGCCCTGTTTGCCGTGGTTCTTCCCCAAATTCCCATGACACTGGGCAATGCAGTCATCGCCCAGGCAGATCTTTCAAAGGACTATTTTGGAGACAATGCCGAAAAAATGACCTACACAGCATTGTGCTTTTCCATGGCTGTCGGCAACCTTTTAAGCTTTATTTTCGGGGGTATGCCAATGTGTCACGGGGCCGGCGGTCTTGCCGCTCACTATCGGTTCGGTGCCAAAACCGCCGGTTCAAATCTGATCATCGGCACAATCATGGCAGGCCTTGCACTGGTTCTGGGGGCGGGGTTTCTTTATGTGCTTTTTCTGATCCCCATGTCCATCCTCGGTGTACTGCTGGTTTTTGCCGGAGGCCAACTTGCTTTAACCATCAGCGATATGCACACCAGAAATGAATTGTTTGTCATGGTGATCATCGTATCCTTAACCCTATCCGCAAACCTGGCTTTAGGTTCTATTGTCGGAATTATTCTGGCATACGGAATCAAACGCATCCAAATTTAA
- a CDS encoding FapA family protein, with protein sequence MLEKLALQKKFITNAQCAQALEACRDAKNLDLALKNYFEKENILTDKQMKQLLASYAALKTIQNNQVFGNCAVDLGLVSKEDFLGEMTRQTNKIAEKKQPELISKIWIQNQTLNQEQYQQIVQQLQGEQPSKSAVKPSKPVAEAAPPQIDYSIDREIDGGIHLKVDALGMAALIRKTKKFKDTVSASKIIEQLEDNGIVYGLVKSSEVEKFINSSGFKTKPFRVARGTDPVKGKDARIEYFFETDYLKAGGIDEDGNIDFKDRGPIPWVEKGSLLAKKFPMTKAREGKNIFGEELYVTAVADAALKYGTGVIRSSDSFKLYAEINGTPTLDPSNKVQVSHVFTAPDDIDYETGHINYDGDIVIKGTLKSGFKAVGHVVRVDTVDGGEIQAAGDVTVLNGMIGGFVYARGNVNIKFMRNSTIYCLGNLIVDKEILDSRIITSGAVIIKNGEIISSDIICNKGLFTKHLGTEKSAPNTITFGVDTFTTRELKNIQDQIVRTTDGQEYIHEKLDSLSEELSRDTRDTLALVHEIDRARHENFLLSKNQGDPTASGLKSQRQVNSRLLVRLDGELNQLLDRIEKKKKQKEKFKTELTQLESTLEKLRGEQSNFTLWQQRNPGVSQAIVTGRVIAGTIIKGPEASTEILEVRNNIKILQTLVTKNEDSELGIDIVDNT encoded by the coding sequence ATGCTAGAAAAACTTGCTTTACAAAAAAAATTCATTACAAACGCACAGTGCGCACAGGCGCTGGAAGCATGTCGCGACGCAAAGAACCTTGATCTTGCGTTAAAGAACTATTTTGAGAAAGAAAATATTCTTACCGACAAACAGATGAAACAGCTTCTGGCCAGCTATGCTGCGTTAAAAACCATTCAAAACAATCAGGTATTCGGAAATTGTGCTGTTGATCTAGGTCTTGTCAGCAAAGAAGATTTCCTTGGGGAGATGACCCGGCAGACAAACAAAATTGCGGAAAAAAAGCAACCGGAACTTATCAGTAAAATATGGATACAAAACCAAACGCTTAACCAGGAACAATACCAACAGATCGTACAGCAGCTTCAAGGCGAACAGCCCTCCAAAAGTGCAGTCAAGCCATCTAAACCTGTGGCTGAGGCTGCCCCCCCACAGATAGATTACTCCATAGACAGAGAGATTGACGGCGGAATACATCTGAAAGTTGATGCCTTGGGTATGGCGGCATTGATAAGAAAAACCAAAAAGTTCAAAGACACGGTATCTGCCTCAAAAATTATTGAGCAATTGGAGGATAACGGCATCGTTTACGGTCTGGTTAAATCGTCAGAGGTGGAAAAATTCATAAACTCATCAGGATTTAAAACCAAACCGTTCCGGGTGGCGCGGGGAACGGATCCTGTAAAAGGCAAGGATGCCAGGATCGAATATTTTTTTGAAACAGATTACCTTAAAGCAGGTGGGATTGATGAAGACGGCAACATCGATTTCAAAGACAGAGGTCCCATTCCCTGGGTGGAAAAAGGCAGCCTGCTGGCAAAAAAATTCCCCATGACCAAAGCCCGTGAGGGAAAAAATATCTTTGGCGAGGAACTTTACGTTACTGCCGTGGCAGACGCGGCCCTCAAATACGGCACAGGGGTTATCCGCTCTTCAGACAGTTTTAAACTGTATGCCGAAATCAACGGTACGCCCACACTTGACCCATCAAACAAAGTTCAGGTAAGCCATGTCTTTACTGCGCCTGATGATATTGATTATGAAACCGGACACATTAACTATGATGGTGATATCGTCATCAAAGGAACCCTCAAGTCCGGATTCAAAGCCGTGGGCCATGTCGTCCGCGTTGACACGGTGGACGGCGGAGAAATCCAGGCTGCAGGAGATGTTACAGTTCTGAACGGGATGATCGGCGGCTTTGTCTATGCCCGGGGCAATGTCAACATAAAATTTATGCGAAACTCAACTATTTATTGTCTTGGCAACCTCATCGTGGACAAAGAGATTCTGGACAGCCGAATCATCACCTCTGGTGCAGTGATCATCAAAAACGGCGAAATTATCTCCTCGGACATCATCTGCAACAAAGGGCTCTTCACCAAGCATCTGGGAACCGAGAAATCAGCGCCGAACACGATTACCTTTGGTGTTGATACCTTTACCACCCGTGAACTGAAAAATATCCAGGACCAAATTGTGCGTACCACGGACGGGCAGGAATATATCCATGAAAAGCTTGATTCCCTGTCCGAAGAACTTTCCCGGGACACAAGAGATACATTGGCACTGGTCCACGAAATCGACAGGGCAAGACACGAAAACTTTTTGTTGTCAAAAAATCAGGGGGATCCCACCGCATCCGGGCTAAAATCCCAGAGACAGGTAAACAGCCGGTTGCTGGTGCGTTTAGACGGAGAGCTTAACCAGCTGCTTGACCGCATTGAAAAAAAGAAAAAACAAAAAGAAAAATTTAAGACTGAATTGACCCAGCTGGAAAGCACACTTGAAAAACTAAGGGGCGAACAAAGCAATTTCACCTTGTGGCAGCAACGAAACCCAGGAGTTTCCCAAGCGATTGTCACAGGTCGGGTCATTGCAGGAACAATAATAAAAGGTCCGGAGGCATCAACGGAAATCCTTGAAGTACGAAATAATATAAAAATCCTTCAAACCCTTGTTACCAAAAATGAGGATTCTGAATTGGGAATAGATATCGTTGACAATACTTAA